One Halobacterium wangiae genomic window, CGAGTACGGTGGCATGATCACGTTCGGCCTCGAGGGCGGCTACGAGGCCGCCCAGGCCACCACGGAGAACACGGAACTGGCGAGCCTGCTGGCGAACGTGGGGGACGCGAAGACGCTCATCATCCACCCCGCGAGCACCACGCACCAGCAGCTCACCGAGGAGGAACAGGAGAACGCGGGCGTCTCGGGCGACCTGGTGCGGCTCTCGGTCGGTATCGAGGACCCGGCGGACGTCGTCGCGGACCTCGAAGCCGCCATCGAGGCGGCCTCCCGGTAACTACTCCCGGAGGCGGTGGACGAGCGAACTCCGCTGTTCGTACGTCTGGTAGGCGGCGGACGCGACGACGACGCTGAAGACGACGACCGCCCACGTCCCCGCGCTCAGCGCGGCGACGACCGGCACCCCGATCTCCGCGGCGACGACGAGCAGCACGCCGAGCACGCCCAGCGCGCCGTAGAACTCGCTGTACGCCAGCCCGTACTTCGGCACCACCTCCATGTAGACGCCGAGCGTCGAGGCGTTCGTCGCGGGCGTCACCTCCTTCGTGTTCTCGTCGTAGTCGACGACGCCCAGCCCAGCGAGCTTCGGCAGGTGGGTCTGCTGGAGGGAGATGTAGACGCTCTGCCGGACGTCCCGGGGTGGCGGGTCGGCGTCGGCCTCCCTGGCGGCGATGGCCTCCGAGAGCTCCCGCGTCGTCACTGGCTCGCCGGCGTCTCCGAGCAGTTCGAGGACCATCCGCCGCCGGTCGTTCCTGAGGACGTCGTGGATCTCCCCTTCGGCGAGCTCGCCTCCTGCTCCCCCCGTACCGTCGAAACCGCTGCTCGCTGTCAATCTACCCCGTTCTGTGTGCCATCTAGTCGATAAGTGTTTGGTTTGCCACGATACCGAGCGACCCGCACTGCCGAACCGCCGAGAACGCCGGTTAATCACCAATTAAGAAAGGGGGGTAGCGTGCAACTGGAGAACGCCCGGGTGCGGAACCACCAGTGTGCCCTGGCCAATTCACCCGGGGCTCCCGCGATCCACCCGTCGCGGGATTCGGAACGCAGTCTTCTCTTTGGCCGTCACGTCAACGAACAGTGACGTCCCTATTTCCACGTGCTCGCTGGTGAACGTATGTACAACGTTTAACTCGCGCGCTCAGAATCGTAGCCTGATGTCGGGCCAACACGAAGACGCTGACGTATCAACTGAACCGGAAACCGAATCGCCGGCCGTGGGGGAGCGGCCGCCGGCAGAGCCGTCGATCACGGACCTCGCCACCGACCCGGTGACGAAGGCGTACGTGAAGTTCCTCACGGCCACCTTCGCGCTGGTCGGGGCCGCCGCGGGTCTCGGTGCGCTGTTCGTCGGCTTCGTCGGGGGTGCACCGCTGACGCCAGAGACCGTCATGAGCCCCACCACGTTCGTCCAGAACTTCGACACGATGATGGGGCAGCTGTACGTCAACCGGCTCGCGTTCCAGGCGATGAACGCGGCACCGCTCGTCGCGGGCGTCCTGGGCGTCGCGGGCGGCTTCTACGTCGCGGGTAACCTCGACGGCTCCGACCGTCACACGTACGTCGCGAGCGCGCTCGGGGGCGGCGTCGGCGCGTTCGCGCTCGTCGTGGTCGTCGGCGTACTCGGCTCGTTCGCCATCTCCGCCGTGCCGATGCCCCAGCCCACCGAGACGGCCTCGGCGTTCGGCGGCCTCTCCTCGATGGAGACCTCGCAGCTCCAGAGCGCCTCCGGCGCCATCTCCGCGGTGTACATCGGCGGGACGAAGCTCGCCTTCGACAAGCTGGCGTTCAACGCCGCCGCGATCGGCGTCGGCGTCGGTCTCGTCAGCGCGGCGGCCGCCTACGTCAGTCGGGAGTACGCGCCGACGTACTGACGGCACTCCCGCGGGAGTCGACTAGCTCGCCGAGAACACGGTCAGCCCAGTAGTCCCCGCTCGCGGAACAGTTCCTCCAGTTCTCCCATCGATGAGACGGTGACGTCGCAGTGGTCGGCGACCCCCGACTTCGGCTGGAAGCCGACCGCGAAGCCGGCCTCGTCGAGCATCGGGACGTCGTTGGCGCCGTCGCCCACGGCGATCGCCTCGTCGGTCGTCTCCTCGAACTCCGCGCACGCCTTCCAGAGCGCGTCGTCCTTCGTCCCCTCGACGAGCGGCCCCTCCACGTCGCCCGTGAGGCCGTCGTCGTCCGTCGGCAGGCGGTTCGCGACCACGCTGTCGGCGTCGGCGCCCGCCGCGTCGAGGGCCGCCTCGACGCCCGGTGCGAAGCCGCCAGTAAGGACGACGACGGTGACGCCGGCGTCCCGGAGCGACCGGACCAGGTCCCCGGCGCCGTCCCGGAGGCGGACGTCGCCGTAGACGGCCGCGGCGTCGTCGTTCGAGAGGCCGGCGACGAGACTCGCGCGCTCCCGGAGGCTCTCCGGGTAGGAGAGTTCCCCGCGCATCGCGCGGTCCGTAATCTCGGCCACCTCGTCGCCGACGCCGTGGCGCGCGGCGAGTCGGTCGAGCATCTCGGAGTCGGCGAGCGTGCCGTCGAAGTCGAACGCGACCAGAGCCATCACGCCGTCGTTCGCGGTGGGGAGGGAAAAACGTCGCTGCCGTGGCAGAGATTGGGGCTACGCGTCGGGCGCGTACCTGGCGAGCACGTGCTCGCGGCTCTCCACGAGCGCGCCGAGGTGGTCCGCGTCGGCGAGGGCGGAGAACTCACAGTCCGGCAAGGCGTCGGCCACGCGGCGCGCACCGTCGACGGGGACGTTCGCGTCGTCCTCGCCGTGCCACCACCGCACCTCGCAGTCCACACACTCCAGCGAGAACGCCCAGTCGCGGGTGAACTGCCGGGACTCCCGGACGACGCCGGCGCGACTCGCCGCGAGCGCCTCGAGGAAGTCCCGCTTGACGAGTTCGTGGACCGCCGCCGGCAGGTCCTCGCCACCGTCGGTCGTGTACTGGGCGACGACGAACGACGGGGGGAGACGGCTGGCCGCCCACGCCTGCCCGCGGAGGAGGCCGCCGAGCAGTAGGGGCGCGCGCTCCGCGAGTGCCCCGAGCACGCGCTGTGGGGTCGGCGTCTCCTCGCGGAACGACGCGGGAACCCCACCGGAAACGACGTCAACGCCCCGGACGCGGTCGGTGTTCACCCCGGCCGCCGCGAGGGCGTGTGGGGCGCCCCCGGAGAACGCCACGAGGCCCGCGCTGTCGACGCCGGCGTCGTCGAGGACGGCCGCGAGCAGCGCCGGGGAATCGGTCTGGTCGGAGGCCGCTCGCGGCGGCGTCCGCCCGTACCCGGGGCGGTCGAAGGAGAGCACGCGGACGCCCCGCGTCCGTGCCTGGTCGTCGTACAGTTCGGCGAGCAGTCGCGACCCGGGCGTGCCGTGGAGGAACACCACCGGTTCGCCGTCCGGGTCGCCGAACTCCGCGTAGGCGACCGGGCTACCATCGACCTCGGCGGTGTGTCGGTCGCGGCGGTCGTCGGTCGTCGCTGACGTCGCGCTCACGCGTCGGGATTGCGGCCCACGACACGAGGACGTTTCGTCGGATACATCCGGTCTTTTATGGGGAACGCGGAGCCAGTGCCGGTGTGAAACGAGTCGCCTTCGCCGTCGAGTATCCGCCCGAGCTCACCCACCCGCTCCACGAGGCGGTCGTGGAGCGCGACGGCGTCTCCCGGGCGGCGGTCCTGACGTGGGGCCCCGTCGGGAGCGCGACGACGCTGACGTGGGTCGACGCGGACCGCGAGACCACCGCCGCGGTGCTCGACGCCGGGCCGGTCGTCGAGACCAGTCTCGTCGCGGGCGCCGAGGGGACGTACGCGTTCACACGCCAGACGGAGTACGCGTTCGCCGACGACCTGCTGGACCTCGTCTCGGTCGCCGACGTGGCCTTCCGCCCACCGCTCGTGTTCCGCGCAGACCGCAGCGCGCGCTTCGAGGCGGTGGGCGAGTCCGACGCGCTCGGGGCGTTCTACGCCGACCTCTCGTCGTTGCTCGACGTCTCCGTGGACTCGGTCCACGACTTCCGTCGCGGCGACACCCCGGCGTCGCTGACGACGCGCCAGCGCGCCGCCCTCGACGCGGCGGTCGACCTCGGCTACTACGAGGTGCCACGCGAGGCGTCCGTCGCCGACGTCGCCGTGGCTCTGGACTGCGCGACGAGCACGGCGGGCGAACTCCTCAGGAAGGCCGAAGCGCACGTGGTGAGGGACGCCACGAGCGGAGCGTAGCGCGGCAAAGGCCGCCGGAGACGGACGCGAGCGTGGACAGACGCCCCACGTCGCCGCCGAAACGATGCAAGATACTGCCCATCGAAGCCGTCCGAAACCATCGTCAATTCATGCACGTGCGGAAACCCTTATCCCCGAGGGCGCCGACCCACACTGCATGAAGGTACTCGTCACGGACCCCATCGCGGACGCCGGCCTCGACCGGCTCCGGGACGCCGGCCACGACGTACAGACGGCCTACGACGCCGAGGGCGACGCGCTGCTCGACGCCGTCGCCGACGCCAACGCACTCGTCGTGCGGTCCGGGACGCAGGTCACGGACGAACTGTTCGACGCCGCCCCCGACCTCGTCATCGTCGGGCGCGCCGGCATCGGCGTCGACAACATCGACATCGACGCCGCCACCGACCACGGCGTCATCGTCGCGAACGCGCCGGAGGGCAACGTCCGGGCGGCCGCCGAGCACACCGTCGCGATGGCGTTCGCCACCGCGCGATCGATCCCGCAGGCCCACGGCCGGCTCTCGGACGGCGAGTGGGCGAAAGGCGAGTTCCTCGGGACGGAACTCAACGGGAAGACGCTCGGCGTCGTCGGCCTCGGTCGCGTCGGCCAGGAGGTCGCCAAGCGCCTCGGCAGCCTCGGCATGGACCTCGTCGCCTACGACCCGTACATCGGCGAGGACCGCGCCGAACAGCTCGGCGCCGAACTACTCGACTTCGAGGACGTCGTCGAGCGCGCCGACTTCCTCACCGTCCACGTCCCGCTCACGGACGAGACGGAGGGGCTGATCGGCGAGGCGGAACTCGCGGAGATGGAGGGCGGCTACGTCGTGAACGTCGCCCGCGGCGGGGTCGTCGACGAGGACGCGCTCGCCGAGGCGGCCGACGACGGGGTCGTCGCCGGCGCCGCCCTCGACGTGTTCGCCGAGGAACCGCTCTCCGCCGAGTCGCCGCTGCTCGACGCCGAGAACGTCATCGTGACCCCGCACCTCGGCGCGTCCACGGCGGCCGCACAGGAGCACGTCGCGACGACCACCGCCGACCAGGTCGTCGCCGCGCTGAACGACGAACCCGTGCTGAACGCGCTGAACGCGCCGAGCGTCGAGGAGAGCGCGTTCGGCCGCATCGAGCCGTACATCGGCCTCGCGGAGACCGCCGGGAAGGTCGCCGCCCAACTGTTCGACGGCCGCATCGAGCGCGTCGGCGTGCGCTACGAGGGCGACATCGCCGAGGAAGACCTCGACCTCGTGACGGCGAGCGCCCAGAAGGGCGTCTTCGAACCCCTCGAGTGGCAGGTGAACGCGGTCAACGCGCCGCGGGTCGCCGAAGAGCGTGGCATCGAGGTGACCGAGACGAAGACCCGCCAGAGCGAGGACTTCCAGAGTCTCGTCTCCGTCACCGTCGGCAACAGCGACGACGACCTCACCGTCTCGGGGACGCTGTTTGCGGGCGACGACCCGCGCCTCGTGAAGATCGACGGCTACCGCGTCGACGCCATCCCGCACGGCCACATGCTCGCCGCACGCAACCGCGACGAACCCGGCGTCATCGGCTTCATCGGCACCGCGCTCGGCGAGGCCGGCGTCAACATCGCGGGGATGTTCAACGCCCGCGAGACCATCGGCGGCGAGGCACTCACCGTCTACAACCTCGACGAACCCGTACCAGGAGACGCCCTCGACGCGCTGCTCGCCGACGACCGCATCACGGACGTGCGGAGCATCGAACTGAACGGCGAGTAGGGCGAGCAGTTTTGCCGGCCGCGGTCGTTCGTTCACCGTGCCCAGCGTCACCGACACGTTCATCGAGAACCGCGTGCGCGTCCAGCCCGACGACACCAACAACTACGCCTCGGCGCACGGCGGCAACGTCGTCAAGTGGATGGACGAGGTGGGCGCGATGTCCGCGATGCGTCTCGCCGGCGAGACCTGCGTGACCGCGCGCATCAACAGCCTCGACTTCGAGCGCCCGATCCCGCGCGGCGACATCTGCGTCATCCACTCCTACGCCTACGCGACGGGGCGTAGCAGCGTCCGGGTCCGCCTGCGCGCGTTCCGCGAGGACCCGCGGTCGGGCGACTCCGAGCAGACGACGAGTTCCTACTTCGTCTTCGTCGCCGTCGACGAGGAGATGAAGCCGACGCCGGTGCCCGAACTCACCGTCGAGTCGGAGCGCGACCGGCGACTGGAGCAGGCGGCGCTCGCCGGGGAGACCGAGTCCCGCGACTAGTCCCCGTCGAGCAGGCCGTAGACGTGTGCGTCCACGTGGTCGCCGTCGACGTAGTAGTGGTCCCGGAGCGTCCCCTCGCGCTCGAAGCCGACCGCCTCCAGCACGCGCCGCGACGCCTCATTCGTCGCGAAGACGCGGGCCATCACGCGGTGGA contains:
- the serA gene encoding phosphoglycerate dehydrogenase, whose amino-acid sequence is MKVLVTDPIADAGLDRLRDAGHDVQTAYDAEGDALLDAVADANALVVRSGTQVTDELFDAAPDLVIVGRAGIGVDNIDIDAATDHGVIVANAPEGNVRAAAEHTVAMAFATARSIPQAHGRLSDGEWAKGEFLGTELNGKTLGVVGLGRVGQEVAKRLGSLGMDLVAYDPYIGEDRAEQLGAELLDFEDVVERADFLTVHVPLTDETEGLIGEAELAEMEGGYVVNVARGGVVDEDALAEAADDGVVAGAALDVFAEEPLSAESPLLDAENVIVTPHLGASTAAAQEHVATTTADQVVAALNDEPVLNALNAPSVEESAFGRIEPYIGLAETAGKVAAQLFDGRIERVGVRYEGDIAEEDLDLVTASAQKGVFEPLEWQVNAVNAPRVAEERGIEVTETKTRQSEDFQSLVSVTVGNSDDDLTVSGTLFAGDDPRLVKIDGYRVDAIPHGHMLAARNRDEPGVIGFIGTALGEAGVNIAGMFNARETIGGEALTVYNLDEPVPGDALDALLADDRITDVRSIELNGE
- a CDS encoding acyl-CoA thioesterase; amino-acid sequence: MPSVTDTFIENRVRVQPDDTNNYASAHGGNVVKWMDEVGAMSAMRLAGETCVTARINSLDFERPIPRGDICVIHSYAYATGRSSVRVRLRAFREDPRSGDSEQTTSSYFVFVAVDEEMKPTPVPELTVESERDRRLEQAALAGETESRD
- the serB gene encoding phosphoserine phosphatase SerB; this encodes MALVAFDFDGTLADSEMLDRLAARHGVGDEVAEITDRAMRGELSYPESLRERASLVAGLSNDDAAAVYGDVRLRDGAGDLVRSLRDAGVTVVVLTGGFAPGVEAALDAAGADADSVVANRLPTDDDGLTGDVEGPLVEGTKDDALWKACAEFEETTDEAIAVGDGANDVPMLDEAGFAVGFQPKSGVADHCDVTVSSMGELEELFRERGLLG
- a CDS encoding DUF7344 domain-containing protein; this translates as MTASSGFDGTGGAGGELAEGEIHDVLRNDRRRMVLELLGDAGEPVTTRELSEAIAAREADADPPPRDVRQSVYISLQQTHLPKLAGLGVVDYDENTKEVTPATNASTLGVYMEVVPKYGLAYSEFYGALGVLGVLLVVAAEIGVPVVAALSAGTWAVVVFSVVVASAAYQTYEQRSSLVHRLRE
- a CDS encoding helix-turn-helix domain-containing protein encodes the protein MKRVAFAVEYPPELTHPLHEAVVERDGVSRAAVLTWGPVGSATTLTWVDADRETTAAVLDAGPVVETSLVAGAEGTYAFTRQTEYAFADDLLDLVSVADVAFRPPLVFRADRSARFEAVGESDALGAFYADLSSLLDVSVDSVHDFRRGDTPASLTTRQRAALDAAVDLGYYEVPREASVADVAVALDCATSTAGELLRKAEAHVVRDATSGA
- a CDS encoding alpha/beta fold hydrolase, with the protein product MSATSATTDDRRDRHTAEVDGSPVAYAEFGDPDGEPVVFLHGTPGSRLLAELYDDQARTRGVRVLSFDRPGYGRTPPRAASDQTDSPALLAAVLDDAGVDSAGLVAFSGGAPHALAAAGVNTDRVRGVDVVSGGVPASFREETPTPQRVLGALAERAPLLLGGLLRGQAWAASRLPPSFVVAQYTTDGGEDLPAAVHELVKRDFLEALAASRAGVVRESRQFTRDWAFSLECVDCEVRWWHGEDDANVPVDGARRVADALPDCEFSALADADHLGALVESREHVLARYAPDA